The following coding sequences lie in one Haemorhous mexicanus isolate bHaeMex1 chromosome 10, bHaeMex1.pri, whole genome shotgun sequence genomic window:
- the RBP1 gene encoding retinol-binding protein 1, with product MPADFNGYWKMVSNDNFEEYLKALDVNVAVRKIANLLKPDKEILQNGDHMIIKTLSTFRNYIMEFDVGKEFEEDLSGVDDRKCMTTVSWDGDKLLCVQNGEKEGRGWTQWIEGDEMHLEIRVCGVTCKQVFKKVQ from the exons ATGCCTGCAGACTTCAATGGGTACTGGAAAATGGTCAGCAATGACAATTTTGAGGAGTATCTGAAAGCACTGG atgtAAATGTTGCTGTAAGAAAAATAGCAAACTTGCTAAAGCCTGACAAAGAAATCCTTCAGAATGGGGATCATATGATCATTAAAACACTAAGCACTTTTAGAAACTACATCATGGAATTTGATGTAGGAAAGGAGTTTGAGGAGGATTTATCTGGGGTGGATGATCGCAAGTGCATG ACCACTGTGTCTTGGGACGGAGATaagctgctgtgtgtgcagaatGGAGAGAAGGAGGGCCGTGGTTGGACCCAGTGGATTGAAGGAGATGAAATGCACCTG GAAATAAGAGTGTGTGGAGTCACGTGTAAGCAGGTCTTTAAGAAGGTGCAGTGA